In Paenibacillus dendritiformis, the DNA window GCTACCTCCGGCCAAGTGTTTGTTGGTGATCAAGAAATAACAAGATTGGACGAAAAAAAATTAACGGAATATCGCGGGGAGAAAGTTGGCTTTGTCTTTCAATTTTATAACTTAATTCCGAATTTAAACGCACTAGAGAATGTTGAATTTGCCACGGAAGTATGTAAAAACCATCTGGATGCGAAAGATATTTTACATAAGGTTGGATTAAAGGAGCGTCTCAAAAACTTTCCTTCCCAGCTCTCCGGAGGAGAACAGCAAAGAGTTGCCATCGCGAGAGCGGTTGCCAAAAATCCTTTACTTTTGCTCTGTGATGAACCAACCGGAGCTTTGGATTATGTGACAGGCAAGTCCGTCTTAAAGCTTCTTCAAGATTTGAACAGGGAAACGAAAAAGTGCGTCGTCTTGGTCACCCATAATTCCGCCATTGCTCCTATGGCTGATAAAGTTATAAAGGTGAAGAGCGGTAGGATAGAAAGCGTTGCGCTGAATGAGGAGAAACAAAGCGTTGAAGGGATTGAGTGGTAATTATGAAATTAATCTCGAAATTATTAAGGGATATTCAACAATCTATCGGACAATTTATCGCCTTTGTTTTGATTATCGCGGTGGGAGCTTTTTTCTATGCGGGGCTGGTCACTTTGAGCGACAATCTTAGCGCCTATACGAAGGCTTACTTTGAAGAGCATAATTTGAGTGACTTGAATGTGTATTATAGTCAAATTTCCAAAGAGGATGTGGCTCGTTTAAGCGAAACGGAAGGCATAAATAAAATAGAAGGACGTTATACCTTTGATGCCGCGCAAGCCTTTGAAGATGATAAAGCTTCGTTAAAAATTCATTCGATCCCTGTCGACAATGAAATAAATACGCCTACTGTGATTGAGGGCAATATTCCCTCAAAAATAGGCGAGATCTTATTAGATTCCCATTATGCAAAAGAACATAATTTGCATGTCGGTGATGAGATCCGTTTAAGTACGCAGGGAAGAGGATTTAATTTTACAATTAGCGGCTTGGGCGAGAATGTTGAATATGCAAAAAAGAACGAAACCCAAGACCATAAAGCCTACGGAGCAGCTTATATTGCCGAAGAGACCATACCTGAGATCGCAGACGGCTTTTACTATAATGAAATCATGATTGATGCTCAAGAAGGATACGATACTGAGATCCTGGGTCAATCCATTGAATTACAATCCAAACGACTTTCTTATTTGGATCAAGTAAGTAAAGAACGGACCTTCAATTATTCCCAAATCAATCAAACGATACATAATAATAAATTGATGAGTAAGGTCATCCCTTTTGTTCTCTTTTTGATTGAAGCGGTTATCCTGTTTCTTGCCATGTCGAGGATTATAGATTCCCAGAGAAATCAAGTAGGCATTATGAAGGCGTTAGGTGTAAAAAATAGAAACATCATGCTTCATTACATGGGGTACCCTGTGCTGGCAGGTGTTATAGGTTCCATCCTGGGTTGTGTCATTGCCGCTATTTTATTTATTCCGCTAATAACGGCGTCGATTGCAAGGGCCTACTCTCTGCCTGGCCTTACATTCTCATTTTCATTCGTTTCTGTCATTCCTCCCATCATTTTCTCTAGCGCTTTTGGAATCCTGTCATGTTACTTAAGCGGCCGAACCATATTAAAAGAACGTGCAGCTCAGGCCATGCGCCCGAAACCGCCAAAGAAGATGAAAAAGCTATTCATTGAAAGAGTTCCGGGGCTCTGGAGTCGTATTTCCTATAGCTACAAGCTGATTTTGAGAAATATATTTTTAAATAAATCAAAAGCGTTAGCAAGCTCTGTTGCTGTTGTAGTAAGCACGGTTTTATTGATCACGGCTTTTGGCACTCAAACGGCCTTGCTCAAAGTAGCTAACCAGATTGAAGATGTGTATACGTATGATCTAAGAGTAGATTATAAGATGGGAACATCTCCGGATACGGCAAAACTACCCTCCGGCATTCAAAATAGTTATTTTTTATCTACCTTTCCTGTGGAAATCATAAAAAATGATCAAAAAGAAAATGCCGCTTTAGTCGTTACGGAAAAAGAAAACAATCTAATTCATTTCTTTGACGAAAATGACAATCGGATAACTTTGGAGAATAATGGCGTTCTGGTACCTAAATCGTATGCCGACAAATACCATATTGTTGAAGGGGATATCATCCAAATCAAGTTCACAGCACCGGAGCTTAATCATAAATCTGTCGATATGAAGGTTTTAAAAATAACTAATCAGTATTCGAATCCGTCGTTGTATAGCACATCAGACTATGTAATGAGCTTTGACATCGATTACAGTCCAACCTCGCTTGTCGTTAGAGCAAATAGCTCGGCCGATCTGGGAAGCGTTCGTAACTTTTTTGAACAAGATCAACAGGTAGAGACCATTGCGGATAAGAATGATTTAAAGAAATCAGCTCAATATATGTTGAAACAAAACAGTTTTGTATTTATCTTGTTTATCATTTGTGCCGTCAT includes these proteins:
- a CDS encoding ABC transporter ATP-binding protein, yielding MKKLIEFKKVTKEYKVGEVPIKALNGVDFSISEGEFVVILGSSGAGKSTILNILGGMDTATSGQVFVGDQEITRLDEKKLTEYRGEKVGFVFQFYNLIPNLNALENVEFATEVCKNHLDAKDILHKVGLKERLKNFPSQLSGGEQQRVAIARAVAKNPLLLLCDEPTGALDYVTGKSVLKLLQDLNRETKKCVVLVTHNSAIAPMADKVIKVKSGRIESVALNEEKQSVEGIEW
- a CDS encoding ABC transporter permease; protein product: MKLISKLLRDIQQSIGQFIAFVLIIAVGAFFYAGLVTLSDNLSAYTKAYFEEHNLSDLNVYYSQISKEDVARLSETEGINKIEGRYTFDAAQAFEDDKASLKIHSIPVDNEINTPTVIEGNIPSKIGEILLDSHYAKEHNLHVGDEIRLSTQGRGFNFTISGLGENVEYAKKNETQDHKAYGAAYIAEETIPEIADGFYYNEIMIDAQEGYDTEILGQSIELQSKRLSYLDQVSKERTFNYSQINQTIHNNKLMSKVIPFVLFLIEAVILFLAMSRIIDSQRNQVGIMKALGVKNRNIMLHYMGYPVLAGVIGSILGCVIAAILFIPLITASIARAYSLPGLTFSFSFVSVIPPIIFSSAFGILSCYLSGRTILKERAAQAMRPKPPKKMKKLFIERVPGLWSRISYSYKLILRNIFLNKSKALASSVAVVVSTVLLITAFGTQTALLKVANQIEDVYTYDLRVDYKMGTSPDTAKLPSGIQNSYFLSTFPVEIIKNDQKENAALVVTEKENNLIHFFDENDNRITLENNGVLVPKSYADKYHIVEGDIIQIKFTAPELNHKSVDMKVLKITNQYSNPSLYSTSDYVMSFDIDYSPTSLVVRANSSADLGSVRNFFEQDQQVETIADKNDLKKSAQYMLKQNSFVFILFIICAVILSFGAIYTISSINIYERNRELATLKVLGYQKKKINRLIFFENIILTTFAVLVALPISGYVYTIIVKALSSTHQQIPDKLNIFILLVSIALAFLLTILSNLLLRRKVAKINMIESLKSVE